From Drosophila yakuba strain Tai18E2 chromosome 2L, Prin_Dyak_Tai18E2_2.1, whole genome shotgun sequence, one genomic window encodes:
- the LOC6527430 gene encoding V-type proton ATPase catalytic subunit A: MIKSYINSSHHPSLSIHFCPFYSIYLTILAKIVKSKKLCIYLNEMEKKSWVAPLTSFTQSNTSQDDSVARSSGSANQDAEPRSMPKPLRKCTCISCACPRPDRKAHPVVPATQLRKPVAEPESPADKNVDEDRPSKPSTRGSDQSHKSLHITMEDRNEDSGFAIEQVVETHKYSSDEDEDEAPTGRIFGVSGPVVNAEEMAGAAMYELVRVGHSQLVGEIIRLEGDMATIQVYEDTSGVSVGDPVYQTGKPLSVELGPGIMGSIFDGIQRPLRSISELTNSIYVPKGIDTPSLPRNISYQFTPGKLKVDALINGGDIYGSVFENSMMHDHRLMLPPRCKGRIKWLAPPGNYCVDEVIVETEFNDEITKHSMLQVWPVRKCRPVEDKLPSTSPLLTGQRVLDAFFPCVQGGTTAIPGAFGCGKTVISQSLSKYSNSDVIIYVGCGERGNEMSEVLRDFPQLEVEVNGTMESIMKRTALVANTSNMPVAAREASIYTGITLSEYFRDMGYHVSMMADSTSRWAEALREISGRLAEMPADAGYPAYLGARLASFYERAGLVQCLGSPEREGSVSIVGAVSPPGGDFSDPVTSATLSIVQVFWGLDKKLAQRKHFPSVNWLQSYSKYMRTLDTFYEESNPEFSLLRAKAKKVLQEEDDLAEIVQLVGKSSLNEEDKITLEVAKMLKDDFLQQNSYSSYDAFCPFYKTVGMLKNMMAFYDAAILSVQNTADNEARVTWGLIRTKGAHILYELSTMKFLDPKVGEASVLESMDKLHDNILATFRDIEENVEDY, translated from the exons ATGATAAAATCTTATATTAATAGCAGTCATCATCCTAGTCTTTCCATACACTTCTGCCcattttattctatttatttgACAATATTagcaaaaattgtaaaaagtaaaaaattgtgtatatatttaaacgaaatggaaaagaagtcCTGGGTTGCACCGCTTACCTCGTTCACTCAAAGTAATACAAGTCAAGACGACTCCGTAGCCCGCAGCTCGGGATCGGCAAACCAAGATGCGGAGCCAAGGTCCATGCCAAAGCCACTCAGGAAGTGCACCTGTATCTCCTGCGCATGTCCACGACCTGACCGAAAAGCCCATCCGGTAGTCCCTGCCACCCAGCTTCGCAAACCTGTAGCCGAGCCGGAAAGCCCAGCCGATAAAAACGTTGACGAAGATAGACCCTCGAAACCATCGACGAGAGGGTCGGACCAATCCCACAAAAGCCTTCACATCACCATGGAAGACAGGAATGAGGACTCGGGCTTTGCGATCGAGCAGGTGGTTGAAACGCACAAGTATTCGTCGGATGAGGACGAAGACGAGGCGCCAACGGGTCGCATTTTCGGAGTTTCCGGCCCGGTGGTGAATGCCGAGGAGATGGCCGGGGCAGCCATGTACGAGCTGGTCCGCGTGGGACACTCCCAGCTTGTGGGTGAGATCATTCGCCTGGAGGGCGACATGGCCACCATCCAGGTGTACGAGGATACTTCCGGTGTGAGTGTGGGAGATCCTGTCTACCAGACGGGAAAACCGCTCTCCGTGGAACTGGGACCCGGCATCATGGGCAGCATCTTCGATGGCATCCAGCGTCCCCTGAGATCGATCAGTGAACTGACCAACTCCATATACGTGCCCAAGGGCATCGATACGCCCTCGCTGCCCAGGAACATTTCGTACCAGTTCACACCTGGAAAATTGAAGGTCGATGCACTGATCAACGGCGGGGATATCTACGGATCTGTTTTCGAAAACAGCATGATGCACGATCACCGCCTGATGTTGCCGCCCCGCTGCAAGGGGCGCATCAAGTGGTTGGCCCCGCCTGGAAACTACTGCGTGGACGAGGTGATCGTGGAGACGGAGTTCAACGACGAGATCACCAAGCACTCCATGCTCCAGGTGTGGCCGGTACGCAAGTGTCGTCCGGTGGAGGATAAGCTCCCCAGCACTTCGCCACTCCTCACTGGCCAACGCGTTCTGGACGCCTTCTTTCCATGTGTCCAGGGCGGCACCACCGCCATTCCGGGCGCGTTTGGGTGTGGAAAGACCGTCATCTCACAG TCCCTGTCCAAATACTCCAACTCCGATGTCATCATCTACGTGGGCTGCGGCGAGCGCGGCAACGAGATGTCCGAGGTGCTGCGGGACTTTCCAcagctggaggtggaggtCAACGGCACCATGGAGTCGATTATGAAGCGCACCGCCCTGGTGGCCAACACCTCCAACATGCCGGTGGCTGCCCGAGAAGCCTCCATCTACACGGGCATCACCCTCTCGGAATACTTCCGTGACATGGGCTACCATGTGTCCATGATGGCGGACTCCACATCTCGGTGGGCGGAGGCGCTGCGAGAGATCTCCGGACGTCTGGCCGAGATGCCTGCCGATGCTGGCTATCCGGCTTACCTGGGAGCCCGCCTGGCCTCCTTCTACGAGAGAGCCGGACTGGTGCAGTGCCTAGGCAGTCCCGAACGTGAGGGTTCCGTGTCCATTGTGGGAGCTGTGTCGCCTCCTGGTGGCGACTTCTCCGATCCCGTGACATCCGCCACCCTGAGCATCGTTCAGGTCTTCTGGGGTCTGGACAAGAAGCTGGCACAGAGAAAGCACTTTCCATCGGTAAACTGGCTGCAATCCTACTCCAAGTACATGCGCACTCTGGACACCTTCTACGAGGAGTCCAATCCGGAGTTCAGCCTTCTGCGTGCCAAGGCCAAGAAGGTGCTGCAGGAGGAGGATGACCTGGCGGAAATCGTCCAACTGGTGGGAAAGTCGTCGTTGAACGAGGAGGACAAGATTACCCTCGAGGTGGCCAAGATGCTGAAGGACGACTTCCTGCAGCAAAACTCCTACTCCTCGTACGATGCCTTCTGTCCCTTTTACAAGACAGTTGGCATGCTGAAGAACATGATGGCCTTTTATGATGCGGCGATCCTCTCGGTGCAGAATACGGCGGACAATGAGGCGCGGGTAACCTGGGGATTGATCCGGACAAAAGGCGCTCACATTCTCTACGAGCTCTCCACCATGAAGTTCCTTGATCCCAAGGTGGGCGAAGCGTCTGTTCTGGAGAGCATGGACAAGCTGCATGACAATATCCTTGCCACTTTTCGGGATATAGAGGAGAATGTCGAGGACTATTAG
- the LOC6527429 gene encoding V-type proton ATPase catalytic subunit A → MSNLKRFDDEERESKYGRVFAVSGPVVTAEAMSGSAMYELVRVGYYELVGEIIRLEGDMATIQVYEETSGVTVGDPVLRTGKPLSVELGPGIMGSIFDGIQRPLKDINELTESIYIPKGVNVPSLSRVASWEFNPLNVKVGSHITGGDLYGLVHENTLVKHKMIVNPRAKGTVRYIAPSGNYKVDDVVLETEFDGEITKHTMLQVWPVRQPRPVTEKLPANHPLLTGQRVLDSLFPCVQGGTTAIPGAFGCGKTVISQALSKYSNSDVIIYVGCGERGNEMSEVLRDFPELSVEIDGVTESIMKRTALVANTSNMPVAAREASIYTGITLSEYFRDMGYNVSMMADSTSRWAEALREISGRLAEMPADSGYPAYLGARLASFYERAGRVKCLGNPEREGSVSIVGAVSPPGGDFSDPVTSATLGIVQVFWGLDKKLAQRKHFPSINWLISYSKYMRALDDFYDKNFPEFVPLRTKVKEILQEEEDLSEIVQLVGKASLAETDKITLEVAKLLKDDFLQQNSYSSYDRFCPFYKTVGMLRNIIDFYDLARHSVESTAQSENKITWNVIREAMGNIMYQLSSMKFKDPVKDGEAKIKADFEQLHEDLQQAFRNLED, encoded by the exons ATGTCCAACCTTAAGCGTTTCGATGATGAGGAGCGTGAGTCCAAATATGGACGTGTCTTCGCTGTCTCCGGTCCTG TCGTCACTGCCGAGGCCATGTCTGGATCAGCTATGTACGAGTTGGTCCGCGTCGGCTACTACGAGCTGGTGGGCGAGATCATCCGTCTGGAGGGCGACATGGCCACCATCCAGGTGTACGAGGAGACCTCTGGCGTGACTGTCGGCGATCCGGTGCTGCGTACCGGCAAGCCCCTCTCCGTGGAGCTGGGACCCGGTATCATGGGCAGCATCTTTGACGGTATCCAGCGTCCCCTGAAGGACATTAACGAGCTCACCGAATCTATCTACATCCCCAAGGGTGTGAACGTGCCCAGTTTGTCGCGCGTGGCCAGCTGGGAGTTCAACCCCCTGAATGTCAAGGTCGGCTCCCACATTACCGGAGGTGACCTGTACGGTCTGGTGCATGAGAACACTCTGGTCAAGCACAAGATGATCGTGAACCCCCGCGCCAAGGGAACAGTGCGCTACATTGCCCCCTCCGGCAACTACAAGGTCGACGATGTCGTCCTGGAGACCGAATTCGATGGAGAGATCACCAAGCACACCATGTTGCAGGTGTGGCCTGTGCGTCAGCCCCGTCCCGTGACCGAGAAGCTGCCCGCCAACCACCCACTGCTCACCGGACAGCGTGTCCTCGACTCGCTCTTCCCCTGTGTCCAGGGCGGTACCACCGCCATTCCCGGAGCCTTCGGTTGCGGCAAGACTGTGATCTCGCAG GCCCTGTCCAAGTACTCCAACTCCGATGTGATCATCTACGTCGGTTGCGGTGAGCGTGGTAACGAGATGTCTGAGGTACTGCGTGACTTCCCCGAGTTGTCTGTGGAGATCGACGGTGTGACTGAGTCCATCATGAAGCGTACTGCCCTGGTGGCCAACACCTCCAACATGCCTGTGGCTGCTCGTGAGGCCTCCATTTACACTGGTATCACCTTGTCCGAGTACTTCCGTGATATGGGTTACAACGTGTCCATGATGGCTGATTCCACCTCCCGTTGGGCTGAGGCTCTTCGTGAGATTTCGGGTCGTCTGGCTGAGATGCCTGCCGATTCCGGTTACCCAGCCTACTTGGGAGCTCGTCTGGCCTCCTTCTACGAGCGTGCCGGTCGCGTCAAGTGCTTGGGTAACCCTGAGCGCGAGGGATCCGTGTCCATTGTCGGAGCTGTGTCTCCTCCTGGTGGTGACTTCTCCGATCCCGTGACATCCGCCACTCTGGGTATCGTACAGGTGTTCTGGGGTCTCGACAAGAAACTGGCCCAGCGCAAGCACTTCCCCTCGATCAACTGGCTGATTTCGTACTCCAAGTACATGCGTGCCCTGGATGACTTCTATGACAAGAACTTCCCCGAATTCGTGCCACTGCGTACCAAGGTCAAGGAGATCCTGCAGGAGGAAGAGGATCTGTCTGAGATCGTGCAACTGGTCGGCAAGGCCTCTCTGGCCGAGACCGACAAGATCACGCTGGAGGTGGCCAAGCTGCTGAAGGACGATTTCCTGCAGCAGAACTCCTACTCCTCGTACGATCGTTTCTGCCCCTTCTACAAGACCGTGGGCATGCTGAGGAACATCATCGACTTCTACGACCTGGCCCGTCACTCCGTGGAGTCGACGGCTCAGTCCGAGAACAAGATCACCTGGAACGTGATTCGTGAGGCTATGGGCAACATTATGTACCAGCTGTCGTCCATGAAGTTCAAG GACCCTGTTAAGGATGGTGAGGCCAAGATCAAGGCTGACTTCGAGCAGCTGCACGAGGACCTGCAGCAGGCCTTCAGGAATCTGGAGGACTAG